The genomic stretch AAAACGAGGCGGGCGAACAGGGGGCTGTTAATCGGCTCGTCTTCATCACGGCCATATACTTGGGCGACTTCAGGGTCTTGGTTTTGGCCGGGGTAGTCACGGTTATCTCGGTATTTGCTGCGGGCGGCTTTGAGGGCTGCTTCAGGTAGCCCTTGGGCGGCGAGGTCTTCGGCGGTGCAGGCTTTGGCAGCGGCAAGGCTGGTGCGGGGGAAGAAGGGCAGCGGCTGTTGTTGGCCGAGCAGATAGTAGTCGAACCAGCGGGCAAGTTGCTCGGCGGCTTCCGCTTGCGGCAGCGGCGGCAGGGTTTGTGGGCTGTCGGGGGAGACGAGGTGGGTGGCTTGCGTTTTGGGGTGAACGGCACAATACACCAGGTGTTGCAGCCACAGCCTAATTTCGGCGGGGGCTTTGAGTTCGGCGGCGCGGTAGAAAATTTGGCCGAGTTGGTGCAGGTGGGTGAGGCTACCGATAAGGGTGTGGCCGCCGTGCTCGAAACGGAAGGGAAAATCGGGCTCGCGCGGGCTGGCGAGCAGTTCGGAGTCGAGCTGCTTGGCGGCGGTGCGCTCAGGCTCTTGCAGGATTTCGCCGAGCAGGCCGGCGGGCAGGAGGCTGTCGGCCTGCAGCTTGGCTTCGGTTTGAGTGAAGTCTTCGCGCTGGCGGCGGGCGTCGAGGTAGCGCTGTTTCACTTCGTCGGGGTGCTCGATGACGTAGGGCTCGGCGGAATCGGCAGGTCGGGCGGCATAGGGGCGTTGCCATTGCAGGGCGCGGCGCAGCCAATGGCGTACGGGGCTGCTCCAGAAGTTTAGGAAACTGTCGAGCGATACGGCGGGCTCGGCTGCGGCTTCAGGCAGGGTATCGCTGATAAAGGGTGCAGCTTCGGCGGCGGGCTGGTTGAGGGCTTGGGCGTAGTCTTGGCGGAGGCCGGATAGGCTACCTGAAAGCCCGTTTTCGCTGAGGCCGGCTGAACTTTCCCCATCCTGTTGCGGGGCAAAATAGCGGGCGGAAAAGGCTTGCAGGGGATGTTGGCACACATGGGCGGCTGCGAAATCGGCGCTGCTCTGGTCGGCCATTTGCGCCAGCGTGTCAATGAGCTCGCTCAGCAGCGGCGAGGGGGCTTGGGCTTCGTCTCTGAGGTGGTCGCGGCCGATGTAGGACAGATAGAGGTGGCTGCGCGCGCTGAGCAGAGATTCGAGGAACAGGTAGCGGTCGTCGTCGCGGCGGGAACGGTCGCCGGATTGGGGATGGCGGGCGATGAGGTCGAAGGCGGGGGCGGGGGTTTGGCGCGGGTATTTGCCGTCGTTCAGGCCGAGCAGGCACACGGTGTCGAACGGCAGGCTGCGCATGGGCACCATGCTGCAGAAGGTGATGCCGCCGCGCAAAAAGGCGGCTTCGCTGCTTTGGCCGAAAAAGCGGCGCAGGTGCTGGCAGGCGGTGTCGGGCGGCAGGGCTGCGGCATAGCCCGCCAGCGCGGCTTCTTCCTGCCAGGCGGCCAAGGCCTGGCTGATTTGCTGCCAGGTGGCTTGGTCGGCTTCGGCGGGGGTATCGCCCGCGGCATCGGCCAAGAGGGCGCGGAAACGTTCGATCCAGCCTTCGATGGATGTGGGGCTTTGCCAGCGGCGATGGTGCTCGCGCAGTTTGCCCAGCAGCACAAACCAGGCGGTCTGGGCAGGCTGGCGGGCCAAATCGGCCGGCCAGGGGTGCACGCCCTGCCACAGCGTATCTTCGCCCTCGGGCAGCAACCAACCCAGCACGCTGCGTTCGGCGGCCTGCTGCCAAGTGAAGGCTTTGCCGCTGCCGCCGTGCTCGGCGCGCATTTCGGCATCCGCGCCCCAATGCACGTTGAGCTCGGCCACGCTGCGGCGCAGGAATTCGGCATCGGTTTCGTCAATCTGCCAATGGCGGCGTACCGCTTGGGCATCGAGCAGGGGCAGCAGGCGTTCGGTTTCGAAGCGGCTCTGCATCAGGGCAATGAGCTGCTCGGCCAACAGCATCAAAGGCTGGCTGCGGCTGAGGCGCACGTCGGCCACGGAATACGGCAGGGCGCGGCTGCCGGGCGCGGCTTCGCCGAATACGGCGTGGATGAAGGGCAGGTAGTCTTCCACAGCGGGAGTGAGCACGGCGATGTGGTGCGGTTGCAGCTCGGGGTTGTCTGCCAAACGGCGCAATAGGTGTTCTTTGAGGATTTGCAGCTCGCGCAGAGGGCTGTGGGCAGCTTGAATCACGATGCTGCCGTCCATCTGCGCGCTGCCTTTTTCAGGTAGCCTCAACAGCTGGATATCGGCCTGCAGGCGTTGCAGCAGGCTGGGCGACTCAGGCGGCGCGGGGAAGAGTTCCACCTGCTCCATGGCGCGGGTGCTCACGGCCAGGCGGTCGAAAAAATCGCGTCCCTGTTTGCCCAGCGAGGAGAGCAGCGGGTGGCCGGCTTCTTCGGCTGCGGGCTCGGCCTGTGCGGCCAGCCGTTTTGGGCTTTGGATGTCACCCCAGTATTGCTGGCTGGGGTTGACCGCGAACAGGTGCACATCGGTGTGTTCGGCCAAGGCCTGCAACAAATCCAGATACACCGGTGCCAGCGTGGAAATGCCGAACGCCAAATAACGCTGCGGCAGACGCGCCGGATTCAGCGCGGCCAGCAGCCGTTCATGTTGCGCGGCGCGGTGGGCGGCGGGGGTGTCGGCGACGAGCGTGCGCCACAACGCGGCCTGCCAGGCTTCGTCTGCGCCCAAACCGTTGAGTTTGCCCTGCTCCCATTGTGCGAGCCAATGTGGGCGGTACACCAAATATTGGTCGAACACGTCTGCCAGCCGCCCCGCCAAATGATAAGCCGCCGCCGTGCTGCTTTTCAGGTAGCCTTGCAATACTGCGGGCAGGGCCGAATCGGCGCTTTCCAACAGCGGCAGCAGCCGCCAGCGCAACACTTCCGGTGCAAACGGGTTCAGCCGTGGCGCATCCGGCAGGAAGTGGCGCGTGAGCTGCCAGCTTAGTGCCGCCGGCAGGCTGAAATTCAAATTGGCCGCAATGCCGCTACGCTCGGCCAAATAGTGGTTGAGATAACGGCGCATCCCCTGGCTCTGCACCACGATTTCCTCCGGCGCAAACACCGCTTCCGGCGGCGCAGTCTGCATCAGTGCAACGGCGGTTTCGGCAAGGAATTCTAGGCGGTTGGAAGAATAAAGGTGGAGCATGGTGCGGGCGGGAGTAAACAATTAAGAAGGAATCGACATTATATAGCGAACAGCCGGGTTTGGCGGCGTGGCGGAAGGCTACCTGAAATGGCAACGGCGGGCTTGGCGGGAATACATGGCGGCGCAGTCAAGTCAGTTTTTGGTTTGCCTCCCGTTTTCAGGTAGCCCTCCTCCAGGCTGGTAGGATAAAACCGTTCCGACGGGATAACTTGCAACCCGCCATCTTGCAGGCTACCTGAAACCCCGTAGGAATGTGCTTGATACCTGCCCGCAGCCCTAACAAGGGCTACCTGAAATTGGCACGGCATGGCTTGCCCGACACTTGCAGCTTGCTTACTGCTACGCTGCAATACCATCCGCCTGCCGTGCCGTTCTTTCGGTTTGCCGCGCCCGCTGTTACAATCGCGGCTGTTTGCAGACTGGCGGCAAGGCTGTTTGATTCGGTTGGAAACAACTTTTTGGCGAAACCTGCCGCACCTGTTTCAGGTAGCCTCATGTGTGCTGCCGTTGAATGGATTGAAAGGAAAGAATGATGGGTATTTCTAGCGGCTGGCATTGGCTGGTGATTTTGATTGTGGTGGTGCTGATTTTCGGCACGAAGAAGCTGCGCAATGTGGGCAAAGACCTCGGCGGGGCGATTCACGATTTTAAAAAAGGCCTAAACGAAGGCAGCGAGGGCGAAAGCGAAACGGCGGCGCCCAAGCAGATTGTCGAGCATAAAGAAGAGAAGCCGGGCGAATAGGCGATGTTTGATTTCGCGTTCAGCGAGATGCTGCTGGCGGCACTGGTGGCGCTGGTGGTGCTGGGGCCGGAGCGGCTGCCGCAGGCGGCACGGGCTGCCGGACGGATGGTGGGCAAGCTCCAACGCCTGGCCGGCAGCCTGAAAGTCGAGCTGGCGCAGCACGCTGATATGGCGGATTTGCGCCGGATGCAGGAAACGCTGGCGGATACGGCCAGCGAGCTGCGCCAGGAAATGCAGCATCTGCGTTCGGCAGCCGCGCCGGATGTGCCGGCCTGGGAGCGTTTGCCGCCGCAGCGCACGCCGGCGGATTTCGGCCTGGATGAAGACGGCCTGCCCACCCTGCGGGATACGCCCCATGCCCCGGGCTTTCACACGCCTTCGCTGGGGCAGCGCTCGCGCGCGCGCCGGCGCAAGCTGCAGTCGCGCGTGCGAGTGCGGCCGCGTTTGCGGGTGCGCAAACAGGCGGGGAGGGGCAGATGAACGCGCAGCCTTTGGTGGAGCATTTGAAGGAATTGCGCCGCCGCCTGATTTGGGTGGCGGCGGTGTTGCTGCTATGCTTATTTGCGGCGGTGCCGTTTGCCAACCGGCTGTATGCGCTGGTGGCCAAGCCTTTGATGGCGAGCCTGCCGCCGGGGGCGCATATGCAGGCGATTGATGTGGTTGCGCCGGTGTTTGTGCCGCTGAAGGTGGCGCTGATGGCAGCGTTTTTGGTGTCGCTGCCGCATACGCTCTACCAGCTGTGGGCGTTTGTGGCGCCGGCGCTCTACCGGCACGAGAAACGGTTGGTGCTGCCGCTGTTGCTTTCGAGCGTGGGGCTGTTTTTTGCGGGGATGGCGTTTTGCTATTTTTTGGTGTTCCCGCTAGTGTTTAAAGTGTTTGCCTCGGCCACGCCGGAAGGGGTGAGCATGATGACGGACATCGACCGCTACCTTTCCTTCGTGTTGGGGATGTTTGTGGCTTTCGGTATGGCGTTTGAGCTGCCGGTGTTGGTGGTGCTGCTGTATCGGATGGGGGCGGTATCGCTCGCGGCGCTGAAAACGGCGCGGCCTTATGTGGTGGTGGTGGCGTTTGTGGTGGCGGGGATTGTGACGCCGCCGGATGTGATTTCGCAGTTTCTGCTGGCGGTGCCGCTGATTGCGCTGTATGAGGTTAGCTTGCTGATGTGCCGGCTGTTTAAGCCGAATGCAGAGGCGGCGGAAACTGTGGAAGCAGATGAGACTACCTGAAAACGTCGGTTTTAGCGAGGCTAAACTCTTCATTTGCATTTTTAGGTAGCCTTTCCATTGCAGCAGGCGGGTGTAAAACCTGCCTTTACTGGTTTCAGGTAGCCTCTTTATTGATTCAATCCAATTCTTTTTTAATTTGAACAAGCAATGCCGATTTCGCAATCTTTTGCCTACCGCGCGGCTGTGTGCAGCCTGTTTGCGCTGATTTTCTTTTCCCTGGCTTGGGAGTTGTGGCTGGCGCCGCTGCGTTTGTGCGGCGGTGGCTTTGGCCTCGGGTTTTTTGTGTTGTGCCCGGTGTTTATGCGTGCAGGCAAACGGGAGCGGGCATGATGTGGGAGCGTGTGAAAGAAAGCTGGGTGGTGTGGCTGGGCATGGCGCTGATGGCAGTGGTGCCGTTTTTGTCGTCTTGGCGCACGGGGCCGCAGGGCGGCTGGTTTATTGAGAGCGGCTCGCTGCTGTTTGCCGCTTTGTTTGCATTGCTCACGCTGTGGCGCAATCCGGCGCGCGCGCGGCTGCCGGGGGCGATGGTGTTTTTTGTGCTGCTGGCGGGGTTTTGGCTGGTGCAGGCGCGGATTTTGCGGCTGCCGTATCCGGAAATGTCGGATTTGACGGCGGCGGTGTTTTGCGTGATGGCGCTGCTGGCCTGGGCTTGCCGGCTTCAGGTAGCCCGGTTGGGACAAGACAGGGTGGCGGAAATTTTTGCCTGGGCGCTGCTTTGCGGGGCGGTGTTGCAGGGTTTGGTGTGCGTGTTTCAGTTTATCGGCCACACGTCTTGGCTGCCGGGGATGATGCGTGCGCCGCAGAAGTATTTTGTGTTTGGCCAGGTGGGGCAGCGTAACCATTTGGGGCACTATATGATGTGGGGCGTGCTCGCGCTGGGCTACCTGTGGAGCAGGCGGCTGCTGCCGGGGCTGATTGCGTTGGCGCTTGCGGTGTTTTTGCTGCAGGTGATCGGGGTGATTACTTCGCGCACGATTATGGTGTATGTGGGGGCGTTGTTGCTGCTGGTGCCGCTGCTGTATGTGCTGGGCGGCCGCCCGCTGCGCCGTTGGTGTGCGTTGACGGGGCTGTTGGTGCTGGGCGTGCTGGCGGCGCAGTTGATTATGCCTTGGCTGGTGGATACATGGCTGGCTCCCGATGTGCAATCTTCCGGCGTGGGGCGTTTGGTGTCGGGCGATGCGGCCAGCCCGGGGCGCTCTTCGGAATGGGCAAAGGCGTGGACGGTGTTTATGGAGCATCCGTGGCTGGGCGTGGGCTGGCAGGGCTATGCGCACGAGAGTTTCGCGCTGGCCATGCGTGGCTCGGCGTTTCGCAATTATGACGTGGGCGTATTGTTTACCCACAGCCACAACAGTATGCTGGAAATTTTGGCCGAGATGGGTGTGGTGGGTGCTATCTTGGTATTCGGCGGCTGGCTGGCGGTGGCTACAGGCTACCTGAAAAAGGGATTGGGCGCGTCTTCGGCGCTGATGCTGTGTTTGATGAGTGTGTCGCTGTGCCACAGCCTGTTGGAGTATCCGCTGTGGTATGTGTATTTCCTCACGCCGTTTGCCGTGATGATGAGCCTCACGCCGGCTAAAGCGCCCGGCTGGTATATCGTGCAGGCCGGCAAGTGGCCGCAACGTTTTGGCATGGCCTTTGCCGCGCTGGCGGCCGCCATCATTGTGCAATACGGCTTTGCCTACCACCGCTTGGTGTTCGCCTACGCCAATCCCACCGAAAGCTATCCGCAATACAAGCAAGTGGATACCCTGCGTGAGCTGGAAGGCAAACACTATTTCCTCAAATACTACGCACAGATGGGCTTGATCCGCAAAGTGGATTGGCTGCGCCCGCTGCCCGAGTGGGGGCGAGATGCCGCCCTGCGCGCCAGCCTGTTCCGCCCCTATGCCAACACCGCCGTGCGTGCCTTCTATTTGGAGCAGGAAGGCCATCCGCGCGAAGCCGCCGATTGGCTGGTGAACATGGGCCGCTACTACCCCAAACAAATGCCCGGCCTGCTCGGCACCGCCGCCGCTTTCCGTGCCGCGCCCGAAGTGGTGCAGCCCCTGCACGAGCAGTGCCAACGCTATGTGCAAACCATGCCCCAGGTCGCCGGCAACCTCACCTGCGGCAACGCTCCCGCCCCTGCTGGCAACAGCGGCAGTGGGGTGTGATGCGGGGGGGATGCTACCTGAAAATGAGCGAGGCGGATTGCGCCAGAACGATGTTTCAGCAAGGCCGAAGCTTAGTTTCTGTGAAGCTAATCCCCTTCTGCCAAACGGCGGGCGGCATAACAATGCCGCCTTACCTTCATCTATACCGTAGGGCGGTGTGGTCACGCCGTCGAAATACGGATGAATATAGTAAAAATGCCAAAAACCGCTGCTCAACATAGCAGCCAACATAAATTGGCAGGCCATGAAACCCATAAAACGGCAATCTGTGCGAAATAGCGGGCCAAAAACTGACGATAAATGTCAGTTTTGCAGATTCGCCAGTTGCGCAGAACAACCGCATAGACTGGTTTCTTAAATTAAAATAAAACAAAAGATAATTTAAAAACATATATTTATAAAATAAATAAATCGGTTTTTTTGTTTTTTGGCACAGCCGTTGCTTTATGTTTCTCGTGGTGACGGCAAACAAGCCTAGCCGAAAACGAAGTTTTTTAGTTGTCTCCTTCTTTTGGTTGAAGTTCCCGGATCGAAAGATTCGGTTTATTTTAAGTTCCATTTTATTAAAGGAAAATGTCATGTTGAAACAAGTACAAAAAGGTTTTACCCTGATCGAGTTGATGATCGTTATCGCCATTATCGGTATCTTGGCTGCTCTGGCTCTGCCGGCTTACCAAGACTACACCATTCGCGCCAAAATGGGCGAAGTAGTATTGGCCGGTTCTACCTGCCGTACCACCATCCAAGAAGCTGCTGACTCTGGTCTGCGCGCCGCTCCTGCTGCTAACGGCTGGGGCTGTGGTGAAGCTGGTTCTACTACTACTGCCAGCAGCCAGTATGTGAAAGAAATCACCACTGATGCTAATGGTGCCATCACTGTAGAAGCTCAAAACATCAATGCTAAAGTTGACGGTAAGAAAATTACTCTGACTCCGTATTCTGACGATGCTAAGACTACTGCTATGCAATCAGGTGACTTTGTTGCACCCGCTAACAAACCGGTTAAAGGCTGGGTATGCAACTTCGACGGTGAGAAAAAATACACTCCTTCTTCTTGCCGCGGCTAATTGATGCGTAGCAAAAAAGAGCAGCCTAGGCTGCTCTTTTTCTAGTTTGTATGAGTATTGCAGCGGAGCGTATCTATGAGTGAATCCATAATCCCTGTGCCGCGCTGGCGTTTTGCCCTGCGCCTGGCTTCTTTCCATTTGCTCGGTAGCGCGGCATTGGCCGGTTTGGCTGCCTGGCTGGTGGTAAAGTTTTTATATCCGTATCCTTATTCGGAAATGCTTGGCGGCCTGCACTTGCTGCTGATGATGGTGGGGATTGATGTGGTGTGCGGCCCGCTGCTCACTTTGATTTTAGCCAATCCGAAAAAATCCAAAAGGGAAACCTGCGTGGATTTTGCCTTGGTGATTGCCATCCAGCTTGGAGCCTTGTCTTACGGCATTCATACCGTGCATTTGGCTCGGCCGGTGCATTATGCGTTCGACCACGACCGCTTCACTGTGGTTACCGCCGCCCAGCTCAGCGATGAAGATTTGGCCAAAGCGCCGGAAAATATGCGTTCTCTGCCTTTATATGGTGTAGAGCAAATCAGCTTGGCTGCCATTCCGCCGGAAGAAATGCAGGACAGCGTGTTATTGTCTTTAGGCGGTATCGAGCCGGTGGCGCGGCCTAATTTGTGGCTGCCGCTGGATGCGGCTAAAGAAACTGCCGATGTGCGTGCGGCCATGAAACCGGTGAGGCACTTAATTCAGCATAGGGCGGCACAACAGGCTGCTATCAAGCAAAAATTGGCAGAGATTAATCTGCCTGAAGCAGAAGCCTATTATCTGCCGTTTACCAGCGATAAAAATAAAGAATGGATCGCCCTCTTGAATAAACAGGGGGAAATTGTGGGTTACTTGCCGATAGATGGCTTTATTGATTCAGGAAAAAATAATGCATAATACAAAAATAAACGGTTTCACTTTGATTGAGCTGATGATTGTGATTGCAATCATCGGTATCCTCACGGCGTTGGCCATCCCTTTTTATAATAACTACACAGGCCGGGCGAAAGTTTCCGAAGCCATCCAAGCTTCGTCGCGTTGCAAAAATACCATTTCTGAAGTGGCGAACACAGGTGTAACAGCAGACGTGTTAAACCAAGGGTTTGGTTGCGAAGGAAGCGGTGGGGTAAGCCAGTATGTGGCTGCCATTGAAACGGATGATAAAGGGGTAATCACCGTTACTTTGCAGAATATCCACGAACTCACCGGCGGTAAAATTTTGCTTACTCCGCTCAGGCCGGACGGCACAGCTATGCAGACGGCGGATTTCTTGGTGGGAACGCATCAGCCGGTGCATGGCTGGAAATGCTCACCCGGAGCATCATTAAGCGGCAAGCTAAATTTCTTGCCGGCTTCGTGCAGGGGATAGTGGTTTCTATAGCTGAATTTGAAGAGATACTTTGGAACGGATATATTGTGTGTCCGTTCCAATTTTTTACTTTTGAGAAGGAGTATTATGATGAACGAACTCATCTGCTATAAAACCATGCCGATATGGGATAAAACCACTATTCCGGAGGCAGTTTTGTCGCAGCACAACACACAGGTTGGTACGTATGGCAAGCTGCGCGTATTGCGCGGGCGGCTGAAGTTTTATGAATTGAAGGAAAACGGTGCGGTGATCGCAGAACATGTGTTGCAGCCAGAAAACGGGGTGTGGACGATTTACCCGCAAGCTTGGCACAAAGTGGAGCCTTTGGATGATGATTTTGCCATGCAGCTGGAATTTCATTGTGAAAAAGCTGATTATTTCCATAAAAAATATGGCATGACCGCCACACATTCCGCTATCCGCGAAGCGGTGCAATCCGTGCCGCCGTGCAAGACGCTGGATTTAGGCTGCGGGCAGGGGCGTAATGCGCTGTTTTTAAGCTTGGCCGGATATGATGTGCACGCTGTAGACCATAGCCCGGCAGCAGTGGACTCGGTGCTGGATATGGCTGCACGCGAACAGCTGCCGCTGCGGGCGGATGCTTACGATATTAACGTTGCGGCCTTGGGCGAAGATTATGATTTTATCTTCTCCACCGTGGTGTTTATGTTCCTCCAGGCCGGCCGTGTGTCGGATATTATTGCCGATATGCAGGCGCACACTCGTGCCGGCGGTTATAACTTGATTGTGTCGGCGATGGATACGGCAGATCATCCCTGCCATATGCCGTTTTCGTTCACATTTAAAGAGGACGAATTGCGGCAGTATTACGCCGGCTGGGAATTGCTGAAGTACGAAGAAGCTGTGGGCTCGCTGCACGCCACCGATGCACAAGGGCGGCCGATTCAGTTGAAGTTCGTTACGATGTTGGCGAAGAAGCCCGGTAAATAATTTTGTATTCTGCATTAAGAGGAAGGCTACCTGAAAGTTTCAGGTAGCCTTTTGTGTTCATATGGCCAAGGCAATTATTTCATGCAAGACATATGGCAAGACGATCTAATGCAACAGGAGGTGAAGAGCTTTGGCAGCCGGTGAAGGCTACCTGAAATTTTATAGTGAATTAAAATTAAGAATGCTACAGCGTTGGCTCGCCTAACCATACTACCTGTACTGTCTGCGGCTCGCCGCCTTGCCTCATTCTCATTTTAATCCACTATAGTTTCACTGGAACTTACGAAGCTCGTTTTAACTTTGATGAAACCTCGCTTTCAGGTAGCCTGAATGGTTTGTTATTGCAGGCATCCCTTATCTGGAATGCTGCATTATATTACTGATCCGCCGCTCCGCATCTATCGGCTTCCTAACTCCGTTCTGTGCCCAGCCTTCTGTTTCTGCTATGATAGCCGTCTTTGGGGCCATACTTGCGTACCAAGCGGGCGGCCATATTTTTCAGGTAGCCGCAACCATACAGGCTACTTGAAAACATCAGCCCTCCCAGTTAAAACTAAAACCTGAATTCCCACTTTAAATATAGTACCACACCATGTTCAACCGCTTATTCTCCTGGTTTGAAAACCGCATCGACCCCTATCCCGCCAGCGAGCCGAAAACCCCGCGCAACGGCCTATTTGGCTTTATTTGGAGCAATCTCGAAGGCGTGCGCGGCTGGCTCGTGCTGCTGGCACTGCTCTCCGGCGGTATCGGCATTGGCGAAGCTTTGCTGTTTCAATTTATCGGCAAAATCGTTGATTGGCTCGGCCGCTATACGCCCGAGACGCTGTTTGCCGAAAAAGGCTTGGCGCTCGTTGGCATGGGCGTGCTGATGGTGGTGCTGGTGATTTGGACGTTTTTTACTTCCTCCATCCGCCTGCAGGTATTGCAGGGGGTGTTTCCCATGCGCCTGCGTTGGAATTTCCACCGCCTGATGCTCGGCCAATCGCTCAGCTTTTATCAAGACGAATTTGCCGG from Eikenella exigua encodes the following:
- the recC gene encoding exodeoxyribonuclease V subunit gamma, with protein sequence MLHLYSSNRLEFLAETAVALMQTAPPEAVFAPEEIVVQSQGMRRYLNHYLAERSGIAANLNFSLPAALSWQLTRHFLPDAPRLNPFAPEVLRWRLLPLLESADSALPAVLQGYLKSSTAAAYHLAGRLADVFDQYLVYRPHWLAQWEQGKLNGLGADEAWQAALWRTLVADTPAAHRAAQHERLLAALNPARLPQRYLAFGISTLAPVYLDLLQALAEHTDVHLFAVNPSQQYWGDIQSPKRLAAQAEPAAEEAGHPLLSSLGKQGRDFFDRLAVSTRAMEQVELFPAPPESPSLLQRLQADIQLLRLPEKGSAQMDGSIVIQAAHSPLRELQILKEHLLRRLADNPELQPHHIAVLTPAVEDYLPFIHAVFGEAAPGSRALPYSVADVRLSRSQPLMLLAEQLIALMQSRFETERLLPLLDAQAVRRHWQIDETDAEFLRRSVAELNVHWGADAEMRAEHGGSGKAFTWQQAAERSVLGWLLPEGEDTLWQGVHPWPADLARQPAQTAWFVLLGKLREHHRRWQSPTSIEGWIERFRALLADAAGDTPAEADQATWQQISQALAAWQEEAALAGYAAALPPDTACQHLRRFFGQSSEAAFLRGGITFCSMVPMRSLPFDTVCLLGLNDGKYPRQTPAPAFDLIARHPQSGDRSRRDDDRYLFLESLLSARSHLYLSYIGRDHLRDEAQAPSPLLSELIDTLAQMADQSSADFAAAHVCQHPLQAFSARYFAPQQDGESSAGLSENGLSGSLSGLRQDYAQALNQPAAEAAPFISDTLPEAAAEPAVSLDSFLNFWSSPVRHWLRRALQWQRPYAARPADSAEPYVIEHPDEVKQRYLDARRQREDFTQTEAKLQADSLLPAGLLGEILQEPERTAAKQLDSELLASPREPDFPFRFEHGGHTLIGSLTHLHQLGQIFYRAAELKAPAEIRLWLQHLVYCAVHPKTQATHLVSPDSPQTLPPLPQAEAAEQLARWFDYYLLGQQQPLPFFPRTSLAAAKACTAEDLAAQGLPEAALKAARSKYRDNRDYPGQNQDPEVAQVYGRDEDEPINSPLFARLVLELLAPLHLWFGT
- the tatA gene encoding Sec-independent protein translocase subunit TatA, translated to MGISSGWHWLVILIVVVLIFGTKKLRNVGKDLGGAIHDFKKGLNEGSEGESETAAPKQIVEHKEEKPGE
- the tatB gene encoding Sec-independent protein translocase protein TatB, which encodes MLLAALVALVVLGPERLPQAARAAGRMVGKLQRLAGSLKVELAQHADMADLRRMQETLADTASELRQEMQHLRSAAAPDVPAWERLPPQRTPADFGLDEDGLPTLRDTPHAPGFHTPSLGQRSRARRRKLQSRVRVRPRLRVRKQAGRGR
- the tatC gene encoding twin-arginine translocase subunit TatC; this encodes MNAQPLVEHLKELRRRLIWVAAVLLLCLFAAVPFANRLYALVAKPLMASLPPGAHMQAIDVVAPVFVPLKVALMAAFLVSLPHTLYQLWAFVAPALYRHEKRLVLPLLLSSVGLFFAGMAFCYFLVFPLVFKVFASATPEGVSMMTDIDRYLSFVLGMFVAFGMAFELPVLVVLLYRMGAVSLAALKTARPYVVVVAFVVAGIVTPPDVISQFLLAVPLIALYEVSLLMCRLFKPNAEAAETVEADETT
- a CDS encoding PglL family O-oligosaccharyltransferase → MMWERVKESWVVWLGMALMAVVPFLSSWRTGPQGGWFIESGSLLFAALFALLTLWRNPARARLPGAMVFFVLLAGFWLVQARILRLPYPEMSDLTAAVFCVMALLAWACRLQVARLGQDRVAEIFAWALLCGAVLQGLVCVFQFIGHTSWLPGMMRAPQKYFVFGQVGQRNHLGHYMMWGVLALGYLWSRRLLPGLIALALAVFLLQVIGVITSRTIMVYVGALLLLVPLLYVLGGRPLRRWCALTGLLVLGVLAAQLIMPWLVDTWLAPDVQSSGVGRLVSGDAASPGRSSEWAKAWTVFMEHPWLGVGWQGYAHESFALAMRGSAFRNYDVGVLFTHSHNSMLEILAEMGVVGAILVFGGWLAVATGYLKKGLGASSALMLCLMSVSLCHSLLEYPLWYVYFLTPFAVMMSLTPAKAPGWYIVQAGKWPQRFGMAFAALAAAIIVQYGFAYHRLVFAYANPTESYPQYKQVDTLRELEGKHYFLKYYAQMGLIRKVDWLRPLPEWGRDAALRASLFRPYANTAVRAFYLEQEGHPREAADWLVNMGRYYPKQMPGLLGTAAAFRAAPEVVQPLHEQCQRYVQTMPQVAGNLTCGNAPAPAGNSGSGV
- a CDS encoding pilin produces the protein MFLVVTANKPSRKRSFLVVSFFWLKFPDRKIRFILSSILLKENVMLKQVQKGFTLIELMIVIAIIGILAALALPAYQDYTIRAKMGEVVLAGSTCRTTIQEAADSGLRAAPAANGWGCGEAGSTTTASSQYVKEITTDANGAITVEAQNINAKVDGKKITLTPYSDDAKTTAMQSGDFVAPANKPVKGWVCNFDGEKKYTPSSCRG
- a CDS encoding pilin — translated: MHNTKINGFTLIELMIVIAIIGILTALAIPFYNNYTGRAKVSEAIQASSRCKNTISEVANTGVTADVLNQGFGCEGSGGVSQYVAAIETDDKGVITVTLQNIHELTGGKILLTPLRPDGTAMQTADFLVGTHQPVHGWKCSPGASLSGKLNFLPASCRG
- the tehB gene encoding tellurite resistance methyltransferase TehB, with translation MMNELICYKTMPIWDKTTIPEAVLSQHNTQVGTYGKLRVLRGRLKFYELKENGAVIAEHVLQPENGVWTIYPQAWHKVEPLDDDFAMQLEFHCEKADYFHKKYGMTATHSAIREAVQSVPPCKTLDLGCGQGRNALFLSLAGYDVHAVDHSPAAVDSVLDMAAREQLPLRADAYDINVAALGEDYDFIFSTVVFMFLQAGRVSDIIADMQAHTRAGGYNLIVSAMDTADHPCHMPFSFTFKEDELRQYYAGWELLKYEEAVGSLHATDAQGRPIQLKFVTMLAKKPGK